A single window of Streptomyces aquilus DNA harbors:
- a CDS encoding MaoC family dehydratase N-terminal domain-containing protein, protein MALDQSFVGRTYPPTDPYEVGREKIREFAEAVGDANPAYTDPDAAKGLGHPDVIAPPTFVFSITFRAAGQVIADPQLGLDYSRVVHGDQKFAYTRPVRAGDRLTVTSTIEAIKSLAGNDILDIRGEVHDEAGEHVVTAWTKLVARAAEEA, encoded by the coding sequence ATGGCGCTCGACCAGTCCTTCGTGGGGCGGACCTACCCGCCCACCGACCCCTATGAGGTGGGCCGGGAGAAGATCCGTGAGTTCGCGGAGGCCGTGGGGGACGCCAACCCGGCGTACACCGACCCGGACGCGGCCAAGGGGCTCGGTCACCCCGATGTGATCGCCCCGCCGACCTTCGTGTTCTCGATCACCTTCCGGGCCGCGGGCCAGGTCATCGCCGACCCGCAACTGGGCCTGGACTACAGCCGTGTGGTGCACGGCGACCAGAAGTTCGCCTACACCCGCCCGGTCCGCGCGGGCGACCGGCTGACGGTCACCTCCACGATCGAGGCGATCAAGTCCCTGGCGGGCAACGACATCCTGGACATCCGCGGCGAGGTCCACGACGAGGCCGGCGAGCACGTGGTGACCGCCTGGACCAAGCTCGTCGCGCGCGCGGCCGAGGAGGCGTGA
- a CDS encoding MaoC family dehydratase: MTAKIAYDDVEVGTELPAQTFPVTRATLVQYAGASGDFNPIHWNEKFAKEVGLPDVIAHGMFTMAEAIRVVTDWVGDPGAVAEYGVRFTKPVVVPNDDQGAVIEVSGKVAAKLDDNTVRVDLTATSAGQKVLGMSRAVVRLA; this comes from the coding sequence ATGACGGCGAAGATCGCATACGACGACGTCGAGGTCGGCACGGAGCTGCCCGCCCAGACCTTTCCCGTGACCCGTGCCACCCTCGTCCAGTACGCGGGCGCCTCCGGGGACTTCAACCCGATCCACTGGAACGAGAAGTTCGCCAAGGAGGTCGGACTGCCGGACGTCATCGCGCACGGCATGTTCACCATGGCCGAGGCGATCCGCGTGGTGACGGACTGGGTCGGCGACCCGGGGGCCGTCGCCGAGTACGGCGTCCGCTTCACCAAGCCCGTCGTCGTCCCGAACGACGACCAGGGCGCCGTGATCGAGGTCAGCGGCAAGGTCGCGGCCAAGCTCGACGACAACACGGTCCGCGTGGACCTGACCGCGACCAGCGCCGGGCAGAAGGTGCTGGGGATGTCCCGGGCGGTCGTGCGGCTGGCCTGA
- a CDS encoding TetR/AcrR family transcriptional regulator, which produces MVRMSAEERRESVIRAATIEFARGGYHGTSTEAIAKRVGVSQPYLFRLFPGKKAIFLAAAERCVEQTIRTFDEAAEGLQGEEALHAMANAYTKVIAEHPEQLLMQMQMYVAVGAAEEEGDHEFGAAVREGWMRLWDTVHLPLGADAGETTNFLAYGMLINCLVAMGFPPEHRVWEGLYPSARATGRLHK; this is translated from the coding sequence ATGGTCAGGATGAGCGCAGAGGAGAGGCGCGAGAGCGTGATCCGCGCGGCGACGATCGAGTTCGCCCGCGGCGGATACCACGGCACTTCGACCGAGGCGATCGCCAAGCGGGTCGGGGTCTCGCAGCCGTATCTCTTCCGGCTCTTCCCCGGCAAGAAGGCGATCTTCCTGGCGGCGGCGGAGCGGTGTGTGGAACAAACCATCCGCACCTTCGACGAGGCCGCCGAAGGGCTCCAGGGCGAAGAAGCCCTGCATGCCATGGCGAACGCGTACACCAAGGTCATCGCGGAGCATCCGGAGCAACTGCTGATGCAGATGCAGATGTACGTCGCCGTGGGCGCCGCCGAGGAGGAGGGCGACCACGAGTTCGGGGCGGCCGTGCGAGAGGGCTGGATGCGGCTGTGGGACACGGTCCATCTGCCGCTGGGCGCCGACGCGGGGGAGACGACGAACTTCCTGGCGTACGGGATGCTCATCAACTGCCTGGTCGCGATGGGGTTCCCGCCCGAGCACCGGGTGTGGGAGGGGCTGTACCCGTCGGCGCGGGCCACGGGTCGGCTGCACAAGTGA
- a CDS encoding MFS transporter, producing the protein MSQQVAQKTSPGGVVWALVITSVAGFMAALDNLVVTTALPSIREDLGGGLHDLEWTVSAYTLTFAVLLMFGAALGDRFGRRRLFLTGLTIFTAASAGAALAPGIDSLIAARAVQGVGAAIMMPLTLTLLTAAVPAAKRGMAYGIWGAVNGLAVASGPLIGGSLTEHISWQWIFWLNVPLGVALLPLARLRLAESYGTGAPLDIPGTLLASGGLFGIVYGLVRGPADGWTDGLVLTALFAGAALLAGFVIYSTRAKNPMLPMRLFRSRAFSGINAASLLMFLGMFGSIFLLSQYMQGVLGYSPTEAGLRMLPWTGMPMLVAPIAGILSDRIGGRPVVATGLFFQAAGLGYLASVITVDASYSVQLPGLIISGIGMGLFFAPASNLVMSSVRPSEQGIASGANNALREVGGALGIAIMGSIFSAQGGYETGQTFVEGLRPALVTGAGVVALAGVAALLIPRGRGGRDVTVEDMASVRETVAA; encoded by the coding sequence ATGTCACAGCAAGTCGCACAGAAGACGTCACCCGGGGGAGTGGTCTGGGCCCTCGTCATCACCAGCGTCGCCGGGTTCATGGCGGCCCTCGACAACCTCGTCGTCACCACCGCCCTGCCCTCCATCCGTGAGGACCTCGGCGGTGGGCTGCACGACCTGGAATGGACGGTGAGCGCCTACACCCTCACCTTCGCCGTCCTCCTCATGTTCGGCGCGGCGCTCGGCGACCGCTTCGGCCGCCGACGGCTCTTCCTCACTGGCCTGACGATCTTCACCGCCGCCTCCGCGGGAGCGGCCCTCGCGCCCGGCATCGACAGCCTCATCGCGGCCCGCGCGGTCCAGGGCGTCGGCGCGGCCATCATGATGCCGCTCACCCTCACCCTCCTCACCGCGGCCGTGCCCGCCGCCAAGCGCGGAATGGCGTACGGCATCTGGGGCGCGGTCAACGGACTCGCCGTGGCCTCCGGACCGCTGATCGGCGGGAGCCTGACCGAGCACATCTCCTGGCAGTGGATCTTCTGGCTGAACGTTCCGCTGGGCGTCGCCCTGCTGCCGCTGGCCCGACTCCGCCTCGCCGAGTCGTACGGCACCGGCGCCCCGCTCGACATCCCCGGCACGCTGCTCGCCAGCGGCGGGCTCTTCGGGATCGTCTACGGCCTGGTCCGCGGCCCGGCGGACGGCTGGACGGACGGACTGGTCCTCACTGCCCTGTTCGCGGGGGCCGCCCTCCTCGCCGGCTTCGTGATCTACAGCACCCGCGCCAAGAACCCCATGCTGCCGATGCGGCTGTTCCGCTCGCGGGCCTTCTCCGGCATCAACGCGGCCAGTCTGCTGATGTTCCTGGGCATGTTCGGGTCGATCTTCCTGCTCAGTCAGTACATGCAGGGGGTGCTCGGGTACTCGCCGACCGAGGCGGGGCTGCGGATGCTGCCGTGGACGGGCATGCCGATGCTCGTCGCGCCGATCGCCGGCATCCTCTCCGACCGGATCGGCGGCCGCCCCGTCGTCGCCACCGGCCTCTTCTTCCAGGCGGCGGGGCTCGGGTACCTGGCGTCGGTCATCACCGTCGACGCGTCGTACAGCGTCCAGCTGCCCGGTCTGATCATCAGCGGAATCGGCATGGGGCTGTTCTTCGCCCCCGCCTCCAACCTGGTCATGTCCAGCGTGCGGCCTTCGGAGCAGGGAATCGCTTCCGGGGCGAACAACGCGCTGCGTGAGGTCGGTGGCGCGCTGGGGATCGCGATCATGGGGTCGATCTTCTCGGCGCAGGGTGGATACGAGACCGGCCAGACGTTCGTCGAGGGACTGCGGCCCGCGCTGGTGACCGGGGCGGGGGTTGTGGCGCTGGCGGGTGTGGCGGCGCTGCTGATTCCGCGGGGGCGTGGCGGACGGGACGTGACGGTGGAGGACATGGCGTCGGTACGCGAGACGGTCGCGGCCTGA
- a CDS encoding UDP-N-acetylmuramate dehydrogenase → MQERHDAPLAPLTTFRLGGPATRLVTATTDAEVIEAVREADDTGTPLLLIGGGSNLVIGDKGFDGTALLIATKGIELDGTHLELAAGEVWTDAVARTVDAGLAGIECLAGIPGSAGATPIQNVGAYGQEVSATITHVIAYDRVTRDTVTLTNADCAFSYRHSRFKADPDRYVVLRVHFELEDAGGLSAPLKYAETARALGVEPGDRVPLADARATVLKLRAGKGMVLDPDDHDTWSAGSFFTNPILTDADFTAFHARVKQHLGPDAEPPAYPAGPGHTKTSAAWLIDKAGFTKGYGTGPARISTKHTLALTNRGEATTEDLLALAREVVAGVHSTFGVTLVNEPVTVGVSL, encoded by the coding sequence GTGCAGGAACGACACGACGCCCCCCTCGCCCCGCTCACCACCTTCCGTCTCGGCGGTCCCGCCACCCGGCTGGTCACCGCCACCACCGACGCCGAGGTGATCGAAGCCGTTCGCGAGGCCGACGACACCGGGACGCCCCTCCTGCTCATCGGCGGTGGATCGAACCTCGTCATCGGCGACAAGGGGTTCGACGGGACCGCGCTGCTCATCGCCACCAAGGGCATCGAACTCGACGGCACCCACCTGGAGCTCGCCGCCGGTGAGGTCTGGACCGACGCCGTCGCCCGCACCGTGGACGCCGGACTCGCCGGTATCGAGTGCCTCGCCGGCATCCCCGGCTCCGCCGGGGCGACCCCCATCCAGAACGTGGGCGCCTACGGCCAGGAGGTCTCCGCCACGATCACCCACGTGATCGCCTACGACCGCGTCACCCGCGACACCGTCACCCTCACCAACGCCGACTGCGCCTTCTCGTACCGTCACAGCCGCTTCAAGGCCGACCCCGACCGGTACGTCGTCCTCCGCGTCCACTTCGAGCTCGAGGACGCCGGCGGCCTCTCCGCCCCTCTCAAGTACGCCGAGACCGCCCGCGCCCTCGGCGTCGAACCCGGCGACCGCGTCCCCCTCGCCGACGCCCGCGCGACCGTACTGAAGCTGCGCGCGGGCAAGGGCATGGTCCTCGACCCCGACGACCACGACACCTGGTCGGCGGGCTCCTTCTTCACCAACCCGATCCTCACGGACGCCGACTTCACCGCCTTCCACGCGCGCGTGAAGCAGCACCTCGGCCCGGACGCGGAACCGCCCGCGTACCCCGCCGGCCCCGGTCACACCAAGACCTCCGCGGCCTGGCTGATCGACAAGGCCGGCTTCACCAAGGGCTACGGCACCGGCCCCGCCCGCATCTCCACCAAGCACACCCTCGCCCTCACCAACCGCGGCGAGGCGACCACGGAGGACCTCCTCGCCCTCGCCCGCGAGGTCGTCGCCGGTGTGCACAGCACCTTCGGCGTCACTCTGGTCAACGAACCGGTGACGGTCGGTGTGAGCCTGTAG
- a CDS encoding NAD(P)-dependent oxidoreductase codes for MKLTVFGATGGIGKEIVRQALGSGHEVTAVVRDPARLTVTGEGLEVFRADLTDPEAVRSAVAGRDAVLSGLGARSTKDAGIATRLTRTVLAAMEAEGVRRLLVVSAAPVGPAPEHDGLLDRGMRGLVSALLKNVYTDLREMEAELARSGTDWTSVRPPRLQDKPVSGVYRTVVGGFPAKGRFAGRADVAHAMLSMIDDAGTVKQGVGVAY; via the coding sequence ATGAAACTCACCGTTTTCGGCGCCACCGGAGGCATAGGCAAGGAGATCGTCAGGCAGGCCCTGGGCTCGGGTCACGAGGTCACGGCCGTCGTCCGCGACCCGGCACGGCTGACTGTCACCGGCGAAGGCCTGGAGGTGTTCCGCGCGGACCTGACGGACCCCGAGGCGGTACGGTCCGCCGTCGCCGGCCGGGACGCGGTGCTGTCCGGCCTCGGCGCGCGCAGCACCAAGGACGCGGGCATCGCCACCCGCCTCACCCGCACGGTCCTCGCGGCCATGGAGGCGGAGGGCGTACGACGGCTGCTGGTGGTCAGCGCGGCGCCGGTCGGACCCGCACCCGAGCACGACGGTCTCCTGGACCGAGGGATGCGGGGCCTGGTCTCGGCGCTCCTCAAGAACGTCTACACCGACCTGCGCGAGATGGAGGCGGAGCTGGCGCGCAGCGGTACGGACTGGACGTCGGTGCGGCCGCCGCGGCTCCAGGACAAGCCGGTGAGCGGCGTCTACCGGACGGTGGTCGGGGGGTTCCCGGCGAAGGGGCGGTTCGCCGGGCGGGCGGACGTGGCCCACGCGATGCTGTCGATGATCGACGATGCGGGGACGGTGAAGCAGGGGGTGGGCGTGGCGTACTGA